One Setaria italica strain Yugu1 chromosome I, Setaria_italica_v2.0, whole genome shotgun sequence DNA window includes the following coding sequences:
- the LOC101783009 gene encoding GPI ethanolamine phosphate transferase 2 isoform X1, with amino-acid sequence MGAAVARWTVAAVLLQVAGLSLFLYGFFPVKPTLRGFSGTESYRMPSCGLVSAGEQEPALPPDQLRSLYGELFGMPPVYDRLVLMVIDGLPAEFVLGRGGKPPSKEMMESMPYTQSLLAGCKAVGYHAKAAPPTVTMPRLKAMVSGAIGGFLDVAFNFNTQAFLEDNLLDQLHRIGRKLVMLGDETWIKLFPTLFARQDGVSSFYVRDTVEVDFNVSRHLEFELAAKDWTVLVLHYLGLDHVGHIGGRRSVLMTQKMKEMDDVIRRVHAASLQDNLERTLLVVVSDHGMTEGGNHGGSSYEETDSLALFIGHSVDRPHCSPYDQNEALQVDLAPTLALLFGVPIPKNNIGVLLRELLNSLTDDQKLRTLELNSWQILRLLQAQIPAFCLEDCINSEHGLEIDVHPESIEKKLCQLLSKAFASHQYSRVHQGFDFKSAEARYIGIAVDNYYGFLRYASEWLSHKATDKPFYLLISAILLMTMSCLCLMGTVSRVFNGQSLSQADHHSESYLNQHWHLDEVFILTGIFLYVISLGSSSFVEEEQYTWNFLTSTLYLIFLIKTVQSMLKGSSSTLVHRAEGESSDGNKELTPGKRDGYKLCTVLIVLVAGRVIRAWHQGGINWVHFPDISKLLAQADSSIVKFLQTISVLAVVALYSVSLMLLRARSKVLIGVWLSHISCGLLVLLHIWEDQINTTLPINHSTTSTARLFYAIASVSISATLLASPWIFPVYSTEAKPASSDSNPVKDTDSCGISNSVFLTGITYTMFWCLLQLLLQQPINAIPLLLIFLQTVSSVAHFSLDKTLHKQWVQVIAMLFLGMAGHFGLGNTNSLASIDVAGAFIGISSYSTVLSGILMFTITYGSPLMLYLGMVVYISVNNTDDISTARQLTWSYILDKMVTLPCLLPLLINSVALTSYTIVLLLMRNHLFVWSVFSPKYLYVCAATVCTYVGVLIIAMTTIYTCAVFSFRAKSYRDKFH; translated from the exons atgggcgccgccgtcgcacgGTGGaccgtggcggcggtgcttcttcaGGTCGCCGGCCTCTCACTGTTCCTCTACGGGTTCTTCCCAGTGAAGCCCACGCTGCGCGGCTTCAG TGGAACGGAGAGCTACCGAATGCCGTCGTGCGGTCTCGTCAGTGCTGGGGAGCAGGAGCCGGCGCTTCCTCCCGATCAGCTCAGATCTCTGTACGGG GAACTCTTTGGGATGCCTCCTGTATACGATCGCTTAGTATTGATG GTAATAGATGGGCTACCTGCTGAATTTGTACTTGGGAGAGGCGGAAAACCTCCAAGCAAAGAAATGATGGAGTCTATGCCATACACTCAGTCTTTGTTAGCTGGTTGCAAAGCAGTAGGTTACCATGCTAAAGCTGCACCTCCCACCGTCACAATGCCACGGCTAAAA GCTATGGTATCTGGGGCAATTGGAGGTTTTCTAGATGTTGCATTCAATTTCAATACTCAAGCCTTCTTAGAGGACAACCTTCTTG ATCAGCTTCATAGGATTGGTCGTAAATTAGTGATGCTGGGAGACGAGACATGGATCAAATTGTTCCCAACATTATTCGCTAGACAAGATGGAGTGAGCAGTTTTTAT GTGAGAGATACAGTTGAGGTTGATTTCAACGTTTCACGTCATCTAGAATTTGAGCTTGCTGCAAAAGACTGGACTGTCTTG GTTCTTCATTATTTAGGCTTGGATCATGTTGGCCATATAGGTGGCCGCAGGAG TGTTTTGATGACCCAAAAGATGAAGGAGATGGATGATGTCATTAGACGAGTGCATGCTGCGAGTCTTCAGGATAATCTGGAGAGAACACTTTTG GTTGTGGTTAGTGATCATGGCATGACTGAAGGTGGTAACCATGGAGGATCTTCATATGAAGAAACTGATTCACTTGCCCTTTTTATTGGACACAGTGTTGACAGACCACATTGTTCACCCTATGACCAGAATGAAGCACTTCAA GTGGATCTTGCCCCAACTCTCGCTCTTTTGTTTGGTGTACCAATTCCAAAGAACAATATAGGTGTCTTGCTTCGAGAGCTTTTAAATTCTTTGACAG ATGACCAGAAATTACGGACTTTAGAGCTTAACTCATGGCAAATCTTAAGATTGCTGCAAGCACAAATACCTGCTTTCTGCCTTGAAGATTGTATTAATTCGGAGCATGGTTTAGAAATTGATGTCCATCCTGAATCTATTGAGAAAAAGTTATGCCAATTGCTTTCTAAAGCTTTTGCTTCTCATCAGTACTCACGTGTTCATCAAGGTTTTGATTTCAA GTCTGCTGAAGCTCGGTACATTGGGATTGCTGTGGACAACTACTATGGCTTCTTAAGATATGCGAGTGAGTGGTTGTCTCACAAAGCAACCGAT AAACCATTCTATTTACTCATCTCTGCGATCTTGCTGATGACAATGTCATGCCTTTGCCTCATGGGCACTGTGTCCCGCGTATTTAATGGACAGTCTCTGAGTCAAGCTGATCACCACTCAGAGTCATATTTGAATCAACACTGGCACCTTGATGAGGTTTTCATTCTTACTGGAATTTTTCTTTATGTCATCAGCCTTGGCTCAAGTTCTTTTGTGGAAGAAGAGCAATATACATGGAACTTTCTCACTTCTACTCTGTATTTAATATTTCTCATCAAGACAGTCCAGTCAATGCTAAAAGGATCAAGTTCAACACTAGTTCATAGAGCAGAAGGAGAGAGCTCTGACGGAAATAAGGAATTAACCCCAGGCAAACGAGATGGTTACAAATTATGTACAGTCCTTATTGTTCTTGTTGCTGGGAGAGTTATAAGAGCTTGGCATCAAGGTGGGATCAACTGGGTTCACTTTCCTGACATTTCGAAGTTACTGGCCCAAGCTGACTCTTCTATTGTAAAGTTTCTTCAGACTATCTCAGTTCTTGCAGTTGTGGCATTGTATTCAGTTTCACTCATGTTACTCAGAGCAAGGTCAAAGGTTCTTATAGGAGTATGGTTGAGCCACATTTCTTGCGGACTTTTGGTTCTGCTGCATATCTGGGAAGATCAGATCAATACTACATTACCAATCAACCATAGTACAACATCAACAGCTAGATTGTTTTATGCCATTGCTAGTGTTTCAATATCTGCCACTCTTCTTGCTTCACCTTGGATATTTCCAGTATATTCTACAGAAGCAAAACCAGCATCCTCTGATTCTAATCCTGTAAAGGATACAGATTCTTGTGGCATCAGTAATTCAGTTTTCCTCACTGGAATAACATACACAATGTTCTGGTGTCTTCTGCAGTTGCTTCTGCAACAACCCATCAATGCAATTCCTCTTTTGCTCATTTTCTTACAAACAGTCTCGAGTGTAGCTCATTTTTCTTTGGATAAAACATTGCATAAGCAATGGGTACAG GTTATTGCAATGcttttcttgggaatggctggtcATTTTGGTCTTGGGAATACAAATAGCCTTGCCAGCATTGATGTTGCTGGAGCTTTCATT GGCATTTCAAGTTACTCCACAGTTCTTTCTGGTATACTGATGTTCACTATTACATATGGATCACCTTTGATGTTATACCTTGGGATGGTTGTTTATATATCAGTGAACAATACTGATGATATCTCTACTGCACGGCAGTTGACATGGAGCTATATTCTGGACAAAATGGTCACATTGCCATGTTTGCTTCCTTTGCTCATAAACTCTGTTGCTTTGACTTCATACACCATTGTTTTGCTACTCATGAGGAATCACTTGTTTGTTTGGAGCGTATTTTCACCAAA GTACCTCTATGTCTGCGCTGCAACAGTGTGCACATATGTTGGTGTACTCATCATTGCTATGACCACGATATACACTTGCGCTGTTTTTTCATTCCGGGCAAAAAGCTACAGGGACAAGTTCCATTGA
- the LOC101783009 gene encoding GPI ethanolamine phosphate transferase 2 isoform X2: MLGDETWIKLFPTLFARQDGVSSFYVRDTVEVDFNVSRHLEFELAAKDWTVLVLHYLGLDHVGHIGGRRSVLMTQKMKEMDDVIRRVHAASLQDNLERTLLVVVSDHGMTEGGNHGGSSYEETDSLALFIGHSVDRPHCSPYDQNEALQVDLAPTLALLFGVPIPKNNIGVLLRELLNSLTDDQKLRTLELNSWQILRLLQAQIPAFCLEDCINSEHGLEIDVHPESIEKKLCQLLSKAFASHQYSRVHQGFDFKSAEARYIGIAVDNYYGFLRYASEWLSHKATDKPFYLLISAILLMTMSCLCLMGTVSRVFNGQSLSQADHHSESYLNQHWHLDEVFILTGIFLYVISLGSSSFVEEEQYTWNFLTSTLYLIFLIKTVQSMLKGSSSTLVHRAEGESSDGNKELTPGKRDGYKLCTVLIVLVAGRVIRAWHQGGINWVHFPDISKLLAQADSSIVKFLQTISVLAVVALYSVSLMLLRARSKVLIGVWLSHISCGLLVLLHIWEDQINTTLPINHSTTSTARLFYAIASVSISATLLASPWIFPVYSTEAKPASSDSNPVKDTDSCGISNSVFLTGITYTMFWCLLQLLLQQPINAIPLLLIFLQTVSSVAHFSLDKTLHKQWVQVIAMLFLGMAGHFGLGNTNSLASIDVAGAFIGISSYSTVLSGILMFTITYGSPLMLYLGMVVYISVNNTDDISTARQLTWSYILDKMVTLPCLLPLLINSVALTSYTIVLLLMRNHLFVWSVFSPKYLYVCAATVCTYVGVLIIAMTTIYTCAVFSFRAKSYRDKFH; the protein is encoded by the exons ATGCTGGGAGACGAGACATGGATCAAATTGTTCCCAACATTATTCGCTAGACAAGATGGAGTGAGCAGTTTTTAT GTGAGAGATACAGTTGAGGTTGATTTCAACGTTTCACGTCATCTAGAATTTGAGCTTGCTGCAAAAGACTGGACTGTCTTG GTTCTTCATTATTTAGGCTTGGATCATGTTGGCCATATAGGTGGCCGCAGGAG TGTTTTGATGACCCAAAAGATGAAGGAGATGGATGATGTCATTAGACGAGTGCATGCTGCGAGTCTTCAGGATAATCTGGAGAGAACACTTTTG GTTGTGGTTAGTGATCATGGCATGACTGAAGGTGGTAACCATGGAGGATCTTCATATGAAGAAACTGATTCACTTGCCCTTTTTATTGGACACAGTGTTGACAGACCACATTGTTCACCCTATGACCAGAATGAAGCACTTCAA GTGGATCTTGCCCCAACTCTCGCTCTTTTGTTTGGTGTACCAATTCCAAAGAACAATATAGGTGTCTTGCTTCGAGAGCTTTTAAATTCTTTGACAG ATGACCAGAAATTACGGACTTTAGAGCTTAACTCATGGCAAATCTTAAGATTGCTGCAAGCACAAATACCTGCTTTCTGCCTTGAAGATTGTATTAATTCGGAGCATGGTTTAGAAATTGATGTCCATCCTGAATCTATTGAGAAAAAGTTATGCCAATTGCTTTCTAAAGCTTTTGCTTCTCATCAGTACTCACGTGTTCATCAAGGTTTTGATTTCAA GTCTGCTGAAGCTCGGTACATTGGGATTGCTGTGGACAACTACTATGGCTTCTTAAGATATGCGAGTGAGTGGTTGTCTCACAAAGCAACCGAT AAACCATTCTATTTACTCATCTCTGCGATCTTGCTGATGACAATGTCATGCCTTTGCCTCATGGGCACTGTGTCCCGCGTATTTAATGGACAGTCTCTGAGTCAAGCTGATCACCACTCAGAGTCATATTTGAATCAACACTGGCACCTTGATGAGGTTTTCATTCTTACTGGAATTTTTCTTTATGTCATCAGCCTTGGCTCAAGTTCTTTTGTGGAAGAAGAGCAATATACATGGAACTTTCTCACTTCTACTCTGTATTTAATATTTCTCATCAAGACAGTCCAGTCAATGCTAAAAGGATCAAGTTCAACACTAGTTCATAGAGCAGAAGGAGAGAGCTCTGACGGAAATAAGGAATTAACCCCAGGCAAACGAGATGGTTACAAATTATGTACAGTCCTTATTGTTCTTGTTGCTGGGAGAGTTATAAGAGCTTGGCATCAAGGTGGGATCAACTGGGTTCACTTTCCTGACATTTCGAAGTTACTGGCCCAAGCTGACTCTTCTATTGTAAAGTTTCTTCAGACTATCTCAGTTCTTGCAGTTGTGGCATTGTATTCAGTTTCACTCATGTTACTCAGAGCAAGGTCAAAGGTTCTTATAGGAGTATGGTTGAGCCACATTTCTTGCGGACTTTTGGTTCTGCTGCATATCTGGGAAGATCAGATCAATACTACATTACCAATCAACCATAGTACAACATCAACAGCTAGATTGTTTTATGCCATTGCTAGTGTTTCAATATCTGCCACTCTTCTTGCTTCACCTTGGATATTTCCAGTATATTCTACAGAAGCAAAACCAGCATCCTCTGATTCTAATCCTGTAAAGGATACAGATTCTTGTGGCATCAGTAATTCAGTTTTCCTCACTGGAATAACATACACAATGTTCTGGTGTCTTCTGCAGTTGCTTCTGCAACAACCCATCAATGCAATTCCTCTTTTGCTCATTTTCTTACAAACAGTCTCGAGTGTAGCTCATTTTTCTTTGGATAAAACATTGCATAAGCAATGGGTACAG GTTATTGCAATGcttttcttgggaatggctggtcATTTTGGTCTTGGGAATACAAATAGCCTTGCCAGCATTGATGTTGCTGGAGCTTTCATT GGCATTTCAAGTTACTCCACAGTTCTTTCTGGTATACTGATGTTCACTATTACATATGGATCACCTTTGATGTTATACCTTGGGATGGTTGTTTATATATCAGTGAACAATACTGATGATATCTCTACTGCACGGCAGTTGACATGGAGCTATATTCTGGACAAAATGGTCACATTGCCATGTTTGCTTCCTTTGCTCATAAACTCTGTTGCTTTGACTTCATACACCATTGTTTTGCTACTCATGAGGAATCACTTGTTTGTTTGGAGCGTATTTTCACCAAA GTACCTCTATGTCTGCGCTGCAACAGTGTGCACATATGTTGGTGTACTCATCATTGCTATGACCACGATATACACTTGCGCTGTTTTTTCATTCCGGGCAAAAAGCTACAGGGACAAGTTCCATTGA
- the LOC101783683 gene encoding uncharacterized protein LOC101783683 isoform X2: MEPASPSTASPPAEEAAARRRLPEELKLRRRTLETVLEQCQRTLEMIREADLGELEEGAESKGEVQQQEGGGEADGHGGGDEGAQPPPPSDADYETDELCDLLQSRVQSPEFLEKLDSMQKSVYQHGAVDETVSWDFVSAADIWDDKSMNVSDDSEDGYVLVKQEDIVDGIACFMAAYLLSLKQTKDLTPDQLQQALSKTFSAKKRKGKLQKAWDGTKVIYNVASWSATAIGIYQNPAIVQAATAAFWTSCRVISKFL; the protein is encoded by the exons ATGGAGCCCGCTTCCCCGTCGACAGCGTCTCctccggcggaggaggcggcggcgaggcggaggttgCCGGAGGAGCTGAAGCTCCGGCGGAGGACGCTGGAGACGGTGCTGGAGCAGTGCCAGCGCACGCTCGAGATGATACGCGAGGCCGATCTGGGGGAGCTTGAGGAGGGGGCGGAATCTAAGGGGGAGGTGCAGCAGCAGGAGGGGGGCGGCGAGGCggacggccacggcggcggtgacgagggggcccagccgccgccgccctcggacGCCGACTACGAGACGGACGAG CTGTGCGATCTTCTCCAATCAAGGGTCCAATCACCAGAATTTCTCGAGAAGCTAGATAGCATGCAGAAGTCAGTATATCAACATGGTGCAG TCGATGAAACAGTATCATGGGATTTTGTAAGTGCGGCAGATATATGGGATGATAAGAGTATGAACGTTAGTGATGATTCAGAGGATGGATATGTTCTCGTTAAGCAAGAGGACATAGTTGATGGCATTGCATGCTTCATGGCTGCATACTTGCTGTCACTGAAGCAAACTAAG GACTTGACACCTGATCAACTTCAACAAG CTCTTAGCAAGACATTTTCTGCTAAAAAGAGGAAAGGCAAGCTTCAGAAGGCATGGGATGGAACAAAAGTTATTTACAATGTAGCATCATGGAGTGCGACAGCTATTGG TATCTACCAGAATCCAGCGATTGTacaagcagcaacagcagccttTTGGACATCCTGCCGTGTAATATCCAAATTTCTGTGA
- the LOC101783683 gene encoding uncharacterized protein LOC101783683 isoform X1, with protein MEPASPSTASPPAEEAAARRRLPEELKLRRRTLETVLEQCQRTLEMIREADLGELEEGAESKGEVQQQEGGGEADGHGGGDEGAQPPPPSDADYETDELCDLLQSRVQSPEFLEKLDSMQKSVYQHGAAVDETVSWDFVSAADIWDDKSMNVSDDSEDGYVLVKQEDIVDGIACFMAAYLLSLKQTKDLTPDQLQQALSKTFSAKKRKGKLQKAWDGTKVIYNVASWSATAIGIYQNPAIVQAATAAFWTSCRVISKFL; from the exons ATGGAGCCCGCTTCCCCGTCGACAGCGTCTCctccggcggaggaggcggcggcgaggcggaggttgCCGGAGGAGCTGAAGCTCCGGCGGAGGACGCTGGAGACGGTGCTGGAGCAGTGCCAGCGCACGCTCGAGATGATACGCGAGGCCGATCTGGGGGAGCTTGAGGAGGGGGCGGAATCTAAGGGGGAGGTGCAGCAGCAGGAGGGGGGCGGCGAGGCggacggccacggcggcggtgacgagggggcccagccgccgccgccctcggacGCCGACTACGAGACGGACGAG CTGTGCGATCTTCTCCAATCAAGGGTCCAATCACCAGAATTTCTCGAGAAGCTAGATAGCATGCAGAAGTCAGTATATCAACATGGTGCAG CAGTCGATGAAACAGTATCATGGGATTTTGTAAGTGCGGCAGATATATGGGATGATAAGAGTATGAACGTTAGTGATGATTCAGAGGATGGATATGTTCTCGTTAAGCAAGAGGACATAGTTGATGGCATTGCATGCTTCATGGCTGCATACTTGCTGTCACTGAAGCAAACTAAG GACTTGACACCTGATCAACTTCAACAAG CTCTTAGCAAGACATTTTCTGCTAAAAAGAGGAAAGGCAAGCTTCAGAAGGCATGGGATGGAACAAAAGTTATTTACAATGTAGCATCATGGAGTGCGACAGCTATTGG TATCTACCAGAATCCAGCGATTGTacaagcagcaacagcagccttTTGGACATCCTGCCGTGTAATATCCAAATTTCTGTGA
- the LOC101784363 gene encoding uncharacterized protein LOC101784363, protein MEHHHKPGLRVRLRITAARRRAWLSAGLRSTCHKPPRRDPADSIHKVARREIGGGHRRPPRPAAPSSSAFSCPEKFRNFQLQEEYDTYDDEVHFLVQLPFLWTRTKIIEIVAAKDVIFALAQSGLCAAFNRTTNKRICYLNISPDEVIRSLFYNKNNDSLITVSVYESDRFSSLKCRTTPIEYIRRGQLNDGFPLFETESLKYPGFVEFDDVNGKVLTFSAQDSTYKVFDLKNYNFLYSICDKNIQEIKISPGIMLVIYQKTNCHVPLTILSIEDGSPLKTFSQLLHRNRKVDFIEQFNEKLLVKQDKENLQIIDVRNSDLIEVNKTEFMTPSAFIFLYENNLFLTFCNRTVAAWNFRGELVTSFEDHELWHPNCNTNNIYITADQDLIISYCKVSKQVADCVDSEAGGVSSMGSINMSNIFTGKCVAKISPSDPTLTIAPRNRGDKSRSTIHSTVSEALEDITALFYDEDRNEIYTGNSKGLVHVWSN, encoded by the exons ATGGAGCACCACCACAAGCCCGGCCTGCGCGTGCGCCTCCGCATCaccgccgcgcggcgccgcgcgTGGCTTTCCGCCGGCCTGCGCTCCACGTGCCACAAGCCGCCGCGTCGCGACCCCGCGGACTCCATCCACAAGGTCGCGCGCCGCGAGAtcggcggcggccaccgacgaccgccgaggcccgcggcgccctcctcctccgcgttcTCATGCCCCGAGAAATTCCGCAACTTCCAGCTCCAG GAAGAATATGACACCTATGATGATGAAGTCCATTTTCTTGTCCAGTTGCCATTTTTGTGGACCAGAACCAAAATCATTGAAATTGTTGCAGCAAAGGATGTTATATTTGCACTTGCCCAATCAGGTTTATGTGCTGCATTTAATCGAA CAACAAACAAGCGCATATGCTACTTGAATATAAGTCCCGATGAAGTTATTAGGAGCTTGTTTTATAATAAGAACAATGATTCCCTTATCACCGTTTCAGTTTATGAATCAGATCGTTTCAGTTCGTTGAAGTGCAGAACAACTCCAATAGA GTACATCAGAAGAGGGCAATTGAATGATGGATTTCCTTTGTTTGAAACTGAATCATTAAAATATCCTGGCTTTGTTGAGTTTGATGATGTTAATGGCAAAGTATTGACCTTTTCAGCCCAGGATAG CACTTACAAAGTTTTTGATCTAAAGAACTACAACTTTCTGTATTCCATATGCGATAAGAACATCCAGGAGATAAAAATAAG TCCTGGAATCATGCTCGTGATATATCAGAAGACGAATTGTCATGTTCCACTGACGATATTGTCAATTGAGGACGGAAGTCCGCTGAAAACCTTCAGTCAGTTGCTGCATAGAAATAGAAAGGTTGATTTCATTGAACAGTTTAATGAAAAGCTACTCGTGAAGCAAGACAAGGAAAATCTCCAGATTATTGAT GTTAGAAACTCCGATCTGATTGAAGTCAACAAAACTGAGTTCATGACCCCTTCAGCATTCATCTTTCTCTACGAAAATAATCTGTTCCTGACATTTTGCAATAGGACAGTTGCAGCCTGGAATTTCCGTGGAGAGCTAGTTACATCATTTGAGGATCATGAGTTATGGCATCCTAACTGCAATACAAATAATATATACATCACTGCTGACCAGGACCTGATTATCTCATATTGCAAAGTTTCAAAGCAGGTAGCAGATTGTGTTGACAGTGAGGCTGGAGGAG TTTCATCCATGGGATCAATTAACATGAGCAACATCTTTACGGGAAAGTGCGTTGCAAAGATCTCCCCCAGTGATCCTACTCTCACAATTGCTCCTCGAAATAGAGGCGACAAAAGCAGATCTACTATCCATAGCACTGTTTCAGAAGCTCTCGAGGACATCACCGCTCTCTTCTACGATGAGGACCGCAACGAAATATACACTGGAAACAGCAAAGGCCTGGTGCATGTCTGGTCAAATTAA